In Anaerostipes hadrus ATCC 29173 = JCM 17467, a single genomic region encodes these proteins:
- a CDS encoding glycerol dehydrogenase yields the protein MAAIIGSPTRYIQGKGEMKNLCSYADKFGKNLFILTSASGRKRVEPAINEGNKDSNLVYDVFNGECCMTEINRIIKIVEEAGSDVIIGIGGGKIHDTSKAVAYYTKKPVIIVPTIASTDAPCSALSVIYTDEGVFEKYLFLPSSPDMVMVDTDIVCKAPVRLLISGMGDALATYFEARACKRSDASNCVGGKCTLAAMNLAQLCYDTLMENGVQAMIAAKEGICTKAVENVIEANTYLSGIGFESGGLAGAHAIHNGFTAIPETHKMYHGEKVAFGTLVQLVLEDAGEDEIMEVIDFCSEIGLPVTLKGLGIEEVKPEQIMEVARLACAPDDTMGNMPFDVEPEDLYAAIMGADALGRYYTEE from the coding sequence ATGGCAGCAATTATTGGAAGTCCAACACGCTACATTCAAGGTAAAGGAGAGATGAAGAATCTTTGTTCTTATGCAGATAAATTTGGAAAGAATCTCTTTATTCTGACGAGTGCATCTGGAAGAAAAAGAGTAGAACCGGCGATCAATGAAGGAAATAAAGACAGCAATCTTGTTTATGATGTATTCAATGGAGAATGCTGTATGACGGAGATCAACCGAATTATAAAGATCGTGGAAGAAGCAGGAAGTGATGTGATCATTGGAATTGGCGGTGGTAAGATTCATGATACATCAAAAGCGGTTGCCTATTATACAAAGAAACCAGTGATCATCGTGCCAACGATCGCATCTACGGATGCACCATGCAGTGCATTATCTGTTATCTATACAGATGAAGGTGTTTTTGAAAAATATCTGTTCTTGCCATCAAGCCCAGATATGGTCATGGTAGATACCGATATCGTCTGTAAAGCACCAGTAAGACTGTTGATCTCAGGAATGGGAGATGCTTTAGCGACATATTTTGAAGCGAGAGCATGTAAAAGATCTGATGCAAGTAACTGTGTTGGAGGTAAATGTACATTGGCAGCAATGAATCTTGCTCAATTATGCTATGATACATTAATGGAAAATGGAGTACAGGCAATGATAGCAGCTAAAGAAGGAATTTGTACAAAAGCTGTGGAGAATGTTATTGAAGCTAATACTTATTTATCAGGAATTGGATTTGAGAGTGGAGGATTAGCAGGGGCTCATGCAATCCACAACGGATTTACAGCGATTCCAGAAACACATAAGATGTATCATGGAGAGAAGGTGGCATTCGGAACACTGGTTCAGCTGGTATTAGAAGATGCGGGAGAAGATGAGATCATGGAAGTGATTGATTTCTGCAGTGAAATTGGACTTCCTGTAACATTAAAAGGATTAGGAATCGAGGAAGTGAAACCAGAGCAGATCATGGAAGTGGCACGTCTTGCATGTGCACCAGATGATACAATGGGGAATATGCCATTTGATGTGGAACCAGAAGATCTGTATGCTGCGATCATGGGTGCGGATGCTTTGGGCAGATATTATACGGAAGAGTAG
- the glmS gene encoding glutamine--fructose-6-phosphate transaminase (isomerizing) encodes MCGIIGFTGNLQAPGILVDGLQQLEYRGYDSAGIAVNNGSETKIVKTTGKVATLREKVEATADLAGTCGIGHTRWATHGGVTEVNAHPHVSGNVTLIHNGIIENYKELAASLKTKGFTAISETDTEVAAMLIDSLYDGDPFAALKEADQMLEGAYGFCVMFKDHPGEIYCMRNASPLVASHTEDGSFIASDMVALLKYTKDYFVVPEEHIVVMKADSITLYTMDGGVEEPKMLHVDWDTTAAQKGGYDFFMQKEIYDQPEALHNTIMPRIHNGHADFSADNISDDIFKGVNRVIVTACGTAWHAGLVGRHLIEAMIRIPVTVELASEFRYMNPILDEHTLVVVITQSGETADSLAALRLANERGAKTISIVNVKGSSIARESDYVLYTHAGPEIAVASTKAFSVQCAGMYLIALKLAEVNNLMTDEQMKDFCDKFEQAIGTVEEVLKMDDYIKGISEKIKDTFSAFYLGRGLDYGIACEACLKLKEISYVNAEAYCAGELKHGTISLITEGVPIIAIATQENVLPKLMANVEEVKARGAHVIVVTDKDMSNYEGIYDDLIQVPATDDLFATFASTVALQLLAYHVTVFRGYDVDQPRNLAKSVTVE; translated from the coding sequence ATGTGTGGAATTATTGGATTTACTGGAAATTTACAGGCACCTGGAATTTTAGTTGATGGATTACAGCAGTTAGAATACAGAGGATATGACAGTGCCGGAATCGCAGTAAATAATGGATCAGAAACTAAGATCGTAAAAACAACTGGAAAAGTTGCAACACTTCGTGAGAAAGTTGAAGCTACTGCTGACCTTGCTGGAACATGCGGTATCGGACATACTCGCTGGGCAACTCATGGTGGTGTTACAGAAGTTAACGCACATCCTCATGTATCTGGAAATGTAACTCTGATCCATAACGGAATCATTGAAAACTACAAAGAATTAGCTGCTTCCTTAAAAACAAAAGGATTTACTGCTATTTCCGAAACTGATACAGAAGTAGCTGCTATGTTGATCGATTCTTTATATGATGGAGATCCATTTGCAGCATTAAAAGAAGCAGATCAAATGCTAGAAGGAGCTTATGGTTTCTGTGTTATGTTTAAAGATCATCCAGGCGAGATCTACTGCATGAGAAACGCCAGTCCTTTAGTTGCTTCCCATACAGAAGACGGATCTTTTATCGCTTCTGACATGGTTGCATTATTAAAATACACAAAAGATTATTTTGTTGTACCAGAAGAACATATCGTTGTCATGAAAGCTGACAGCATTACATTATATACAATGGACGGTGGGGTTGAAGAACCTAAGATGCTTCATGTTGACTGGGATACAACAGCTGCCCAGAAAGGCGGATATGATTTCTTTATGCAGAAAGAGATCTATGATCAGCCAGAGGCTCTTCATAATACAATCATGCCTCGTATCCATAATGGTCACGCTGACTTTAGTGCAGATAACATCTCTGATGATATCTTTAAAGGTGTAAACCGTGTGATCGTAACAGCTTGTGGTACTGCATGGCATGCAGGATTAGTTGGAAGACATCTGATCGAAGCTATGATCCGTATTCCTGTAACCGTTGAATTAGCTTCTGAATTCCGTTACATGAATCCGATCTTAGATGAACATACTTTAGTTGTTGTCATCACACAGTCTGGTGAAACAGCTGATTCCCTTGCTGCACTTCGTCTTGCAAATGAACGTGGAGCAAAAACGATCTCTATCGTTAACGTAAAAGGATCAAGTATCGCTCGTGAAAGTGATTATGTATTATATACACATGCAGGTCCAGAGATCGCTGTTGCAAGTACAAAAGCGTTCTCTGTACAGTGTGCAGGTATGTATCTGATCGCATTAAAACTTGCAGAAGTTAACAACTTAATGACAGATGAACAGATGAAAGATTTCTGTGATAAATTTGAACAGGCGATCGGAACCGTTGAAGAAGTCTTAAAGATGGATGATTATATCAAAGGAATCTCAGAAAAGATCAAAGATACATTCTCTGCTTTCTATCTTGGAAGAGGATTAGATTACGGTATTGCTTGTGAAGCCTGCTTAAAATTAAAAGAAATCTCTTATGTAAATGCAGAAGCATACTGTGCCGGAGAATTGAAACATGGAACAATTTCTCTGATTACAGAAGGTGTACCTATTATTGCGATCGCTACACAGGAAAATGTCTTACCAAAATTAATGGCAAACGTTGAAGAAGTAAAAGCTCGTGGTGCTCATGTGATCGTAGTAACAGATAAAGATATGAGTAATTACGAAGGAATCTATGATGATTTGATTCAGGTTCCTGCAACAGACGACCTGTTTGCAACATTTGCTTCTACCGTTGCATTACAGTTACTTGCTTATCATGTCACAGTATTTAGAGGATATGATGTAGACCAGCCAAGAAACCTGGCTAAATCTGTAACTGTAGAGTAG
- a CDS encoding single-stranded DNA-binding protein: MTEQGINHNQVEVCGRINSAFEYSHEIFGEGFYTVKLLVNRLSEATDEIPLLISERLVDVTKDYKGMLVRACGQFRSFNKHEENRNHLILSVFVRDLEFIESMDGVRPNQIILDGFICKQPVYRMTPLGREICDILLAVNRSYGKSDYIPCICWGRNARFAGNLEIGSRIQLIGRIQSREYQKRVSENELIRRVAYEVSVNKLEFHEKDEE; this comes from the coding sequence ATGACAGAGCAGGGAATCAATCATAATCAAGTGGAGGTTTGCGGACGAATTAATTCAGCGTTTGAATACAGCCATGAGATTTTCGGAGAAGGATTTTATACAGTCAAACTTTTAGTAAACAGATTAAGTGAAGCAACAGACGAGATACCATTATTAATATCAGAGAGGCTCGTTGATGTGACAAAAGATTACAAAGGAATGCTTGTAAGAGCTTGCGGTCAATTCCGTTCCTTCAACAAGCACGAGGAGAATCGTAATCATTTGATCTTATCTGTATTCGTCAGGGATCTGGAATTTATAGAAAGCATGGATGGAGTCAGACCGAATCAGATCATTTTAGATGGATTTATCTGTAAGCAGCCAGTATATCGGATGACACCGCTGGGAAGAGAGATTTGTGACATCTTGCTTGCAGTGAACCGTTCCTATGGCAAATCCGACTACATACCATGCATCTGCTGGGGAAGGAATGCGAGATTTGCAGGGAATCTTGAAATCGGTTCAAGAATTCAGCTGATCGGAAGAATTCAAAGCAGAGAATATCAGAAAAGAGTTTCAGAAAATGAACTGATCAGACGAGTTGCATATGAGGTATCAGTAAACAAACTGGAGTTTCATGAAAAGGATGAAGAATAG
- the hydE gene encoding [FeFe] hydrogenase H-cluster radical SAM maturase HydE, whose product MNLHELIDRLHKEHTLTKEEFITLIKERNEESASYLASLAREEAVNIYGNGVFPRGLVEFTNYCKNNCYYCGIQGSNPNANRYRLSKEEILSACENGYQLGYRSFVLQGGEDPHYTDEVMVPIVAEIRKRYPDCAITLSLGERSKESYQKLYDAGADRYLLRHEAADPELYQKLHPESLSLENRIQCLWNLKEIGYAVGTGFMVGAPYQTVENLADDLLFIKELDPQMVGIGPFVPHHDTRFKEFPSGSVELTTYLVSILRLMNPHLLLPSTTALGTIDPRGREKGILAGANVVMPNLSPVAVRKDYSLYDNKICTGEEAAECAGCLGRRLASIDYQLVFSRGDYIE is encoded by the coding sequence ATGAATTTACACGAACTAATTGATCGTTTGCATAAAGAGCATACATTGACAAAAGAAGAATTTATCACACTTATTAAAGAACGGAACGAAGAAAGCGCATCTTATCTTGCCTCTCTTGCCAGAGAAGAAGCTGTAAATATCTATGGAAATGGTGTTTTCCCACGTGGATTGGTAGAATTTACGAATTACTGCAAAAATAACTGCTATTACTGCGGAATTCAAGGCAGCAATCCAAATGCAAATCGTTACCGTCTGTCAAAAGAGGAAATCCTTTCTGCCTGTGAGAATGGTTACCAGCTTGGATATCGAAGCTTTGTTCTTCAAGGCGGTGAGGATCCTCATTATACAGATGAAGTTATGGTTCCTATCGTGGCAGAGATCAGAAAGCGCTACCCTGATTGTGCCATCACACTTTCTCTTGGGGAACGCTCCAAAGAAAGTTATCAAAAATTATATGATGCAGGTGCTGATCGTTATCTGCTTCGACATGAAGCTGCTGACCCAGAGCTATACCAGAAACTCCACCCAGAAAGTCTTTCTTTAGAAAACCGGATCCAGTGTCTGTGGAATCTAAAAGAAATCGGCTATGCTGTAGGAACTGGATTTATGGTTGGAGCCCCTTATCAGACGGTTGAGAATCTTGCAGACGACCTGCTATTTATCAAGGAACTTGACCCACAGATGGTCGGAATCGGTCCTTTTGTTCCACATCACGATACAAGATTTAAGGAATTCCCTTCTGGAAGTGTGGAACTTACCACATACCTTGTGAGTATTCTTCGTCTGATGAATCCTCATCTTTTGCTTCCTTCCACAACAGCACTTGGTACGATTGATCCTCGTGGAAGGGAAAAAGGAATTCTTGCAGGTGCAAATGTTGTTATGCCGAACCTTTCTCCTGTTGCAGTAAGAAAAGATTATTCTTTATATGACAATAAGATCTGCACTGGTGAGGAAGCTGCTGAATGTGCTGGCTGTCTTGGAAGACGTCTTGCCAGTATTGATTATCAGCTTGTATTCAGCCGTGGAGATTATATCGAATAA
- the dapA gene encoding 4-hydroxy-tetrahydrodipicolinate synthase, protein MSIFTGAGVALVTPFKEDLSVDYDQLEKFIDFQIDNGTDSIVICGTSGEASTMSHDEQIEVVSACVSHVNGRVPVIAGAGANCTDEALNLAKRSEKAGADGLLVVTPYYNKATQKGLEEYYTTVGNSVDIPIIMYNVPGRTGTNIQPATAVKIAKSVDNIVAIKEASGDIGQVATLAALADGCLDIYSGNDDQVVPLLALGGKGVISVLSNVAPRETHDMVMKFLEGDVKGSLDIQLKYMDVIHNLFSEVNPIPAKRAVAEMGYCKNIVRRPLTEMEEDHAQVLIQSMKEAGIL, encoded by the coding sequence ATGTCAATTTTTACAGGTGCAGGTGTTGCATTAGTGACACCATTCAAAGAAGATTTATCGGTGGATTATGATCAGTTAGAGAAATTTATTGATTTCCAGATCGATAACGGAACAGACAGTATCGTTATCTGTGGAACTTCAGGAGAGGCTTCTACAATGTCTCATGACGAGCAGATCGAAGTAGTCAGTGCATGTGTTTCTCATGTCAATGGAAGAGTTCCAGTTATCGCAGGAGCAGGAGCGAACTGCACAGATGAAGCACTGAACCTTGCCAAGAGATCAGAGAAAGCAGGAGCAGACGGACTGTTAGTCGTAACACCATACTATAACAAAGCAACACAGAAAGGTTTGGAAGAATATTATACAACAGTTGGTAATTCTGTAGACATTCCAATCATCATGTACAATGTGCCAGGAAGAACAGGAACAAACATCCAGCCAGCTACAGCAGTGAAGATCGCGAAGAGTGTTGATAATATCGTAGCGATCAAAGAAGCAAGCGGAGATATCGGTCAGGTAGCAACTCTTGCAGCATTAGCAGACGGATGCTTAGATATTTATTCAGGAAATGATGATCAGGTTGTACCTCTTTTAGCATTAGGTGGAAAAGGTGTCATCTCTGTATTATCCAATGTAGCACCAAGAGAAACTCATGATATGGTAATGAAGTTCTTAGAAGGGGACGTCAAAGGAAGTTTAGATATCCAGTTAAAATACATGGATGTGATCCATAACTTATTTAGCGAAGTAAACCCAATTCCTGCAAAACGTGCAGTAGCAGAGATGGGATATTGTAAAAATATCGTTCGCCGTCCATTAACAGAGATGGAAGAGGATCACGCACAGGTATTAATTCAGTCAATGAAAGAAGCAGGAATTCTTTAA
- a CDS encoding putative ABC transporter permease has product MMIKTLFLLSFLFFIYSFIGWILEVVQSAFHQKRLVNRGFINSPLCISYGIGAIVITINTHQMSGLWIFAAAMIDATVIEWFGGHFIEHFYHERWWDYSKNKWNLDGYICLSHSVFWGLLGYIGVKFVNPLLFKFYHLIPPFIRHLIIFILLAVLIIDILATTIVVFGKNIDKRRWESADAYLTKISVKLSSLITSYVDRRVERAYPQRKLKLPTIPKTGVFAQGCGFYKVFLLFSIGSLLGDIIETIFCRLKMGVWMSRSSLVWGPFSIVWGFAFAGVTLLLYRYKDRSDSFLFLTGTFLGGAYEYLCSVLSEIVFGKVFWDYSKMPFNLNGRINLLYCFFWGIATVVWFKRIYPFLSNLIEKLPIAFGTVFTWIIVVFMVLNMFMSLSALIRYDQRGKKIPASNFFERYLDTHYNDQKMKLIYPKAKKVH; this is encoded by the coding sequence ATGATGATCAAAACTTTATTTTTGCTAAGCTTTCTCTTCTTTATCTACTCATTTATCGGCTGGATCTTAGAAGTGGTACAATCAGCATTTCATCAGAAACGTTTGGTAAACCGTGGTTTTATCAACTCACCGCTTTGTATTTCCTATGGAATCGGAGCTATCGTTATTACGATCAATACGCATCAGATGAGCGGCCTATGGATCTTTGCTGCCGCCATGATCGATGCCACAGTCATTGAATGGTTTGGCGGACATTTTATTGAACATTTTTACCATGAACGCTGGTGGGATTATTCCAAAAATAAATGGAATCTTGATGGCTACATCTGCCTGTCCCATTCGGTTTTCTGGGGACTTTTAGGATATATCGGAGTAAAGTTTGTCAATCCACTGCTCTTTAAATTTTATCATCTGATTCCACCATTTATCCGGCATCTTATCATTTTTATCCTTCTTGCAGTCCTGATCATTGATATTTTAGCAACCACGATCGTTGTCTTTGGAAAAAATATCGATAAACGACGTTGGGAATCTGCGGATGCTTATCTTACAAAGATCAGCGTGAAATTGAGTTCGTTGATAACATCTTATGTGGATCGTCGTGTTGAACGTGCTTATCCACAGCGTAAATTAAAACTGCCAACGATCCCAAAGACTGGTGTATTTGCCCAGGGATGCGGTTTTTATAAGGTGTTTTTGTTATTTTCCATCGGTTCTTTGCTTGGAGATATCATTGAAACGATCTTCTGTCGTTTGAAGATGGGCGTCTGGATGAGCAGGAGCAGCCTTGTATGGGGTCCTTTTAGCATTGTGTGGGGATTTGCCTTTGCTGGTGTTACATTGCTTCTATACCGCTATAAAGATCGTTCAGACAGCTTTCTATTTTTAACTGGTACTTTTCTTGGCGGCGCCTATGAATATCTCTGCAGCGTTTTAAGTGAAATCGTCTTTGGAAAGGTTTTCTGGGATTACAGTAAAATGCCTTTTAACTTGAATGGAAGAATCAATCTTCTTTATTGTTTCTTCTGGGGAATTGCAACCGTTGTCTGGTTTAAGAGGATTTATCCTTTCTTATCCAATCTGATCGAGAAACTTCCGATTGCATTTGGAACTGTATTTACATGGATCATTGTCGTTTTCATGGTATTAAATATGTTCATGTCACTATCTGCCTTGATCCGTTATGATCAGCGTGGCAAAAAAATACCTGCTTCTAATTTCTTTGAACGATATCTGGATACCCATTATAACGACCAGAAAATGAAACTCATCTATCCTAAAGCAAAGAAAGTGCATTGA
- a CDS encoding cob(I)yrinic acid a,c-diamide adenosyltransferase has product MEGRVEIYCGQGRGKTSCAIGQCVKAAGQEKQIIMVQFLKGKETEELSFFKRLEPEVQLFRFEKYERLYEDLNEEEKKEQDHFIYNGLKYAHKVIDTRQCDMVVLDEVLGLLDLGLLKTEELVEMLENRSDDQTIIMTGRQIPEALIPYADAVYEISTIKES; this is encoded by the coding sequence ATGGAAGGACGAGTGGAAATATACTGTGGCCAGGGCAGAGGGAAGACATCCTGTGCGATCGGCCAGTGTGTGAAAGCAGCCGGGCAGGAAAAGCAGATCATTATGGTTCAGTTCCTGAAAGGAAAGGAGACCGAAGAATTAAGCTTTTTCAAACGTTTAGAACCAGAAGTACAGTTGTTTCGTTTTGAAAAGTACGAGAGATTGTATGAGGATCTGAATGAAGAAGAGAAGAAAGAACAAGATCATTTTATTTATAATGGATTAAAATATGCACATAAAGTCATAGATACGAGACAGTGCGACATGGTCGTTTTAGATGAAGTGCTTGGACTTTTGGACCTTGGACTATTAAAGACCGAAGAACTGGTGGAGATGTTAGAAAATCGTAGTGATGACCAGACGATCATCATGACAGGACGGCAGATTCCAGAAGCATTGATTCCATATGCAGATGCAGTATATGAGATTAGTACGATCAAAGAATCTTAA
- the dapB gene encoding 4-hydroxy-tetrahydrodipicolinate reductase — MVKIMMHGCNGVMGQVISKIVEETEGAVMACGVDRVDDGHNDYPVFTDINACDVEVDAIIDFSAAPAVDGLLDFAVERQIPVVLCTTGLSDEQLERVHEASKKTAVLRSANMSLGVNTLFKVLKSMTKLLADAGFDIDIVEKHHRRKLDAPSGTAIALAEAVNEPLNNEYEFVYDRSQRREQRPKKEIGISAVRGGTIVGEHEIIFAGQDEVIELKHTAYSRAIFGKGAVSAALYLAGKEAGMYDMSDVIG; from the coding sequence ATGGTTAAGATTATGATGCATGGCTGCAATGGAGTCATGGGACAGGTGATCAGCAAGATCGTAGAAGAGACAGAAGGAGCTGTTATGGCATGCGGTGTTGACCGTGTGGATGATGGGCACAACGATTATCCTGTATTTACAGATATCAATGCGTGTGATGTAGAAGTTGATGCGATCATCGACTTTTCCGCAGCACCAGCCGTTGATGGTTTACTGGATTTTGCAGTAGAGAGACAGATTCCAGTTGTGTTATGTACAACAGGATTAAGCGATGAACAGTTAGAAAGAGTTCATGAAGCAAGTAAGAAGACAGCAGTTCTTCGTTCTGCGAATATGTCATTAGGAGTTAACACATTATTCAAAGTATTAAAATCTATGACAAAGTTATTAGCAGATGCAGGATTTGATATTGATATCGTGGAGAAACATCACAGAAGAAAGTTAGATGCACCATCTGGAACAGCAATCGCGCTTGCAGAAGCTGTCAATGAGCCGTTGAATAACGAATATGAATTCGTATATGACAGAAGCCAGAGAAGAGAACAGCGTCCAAAGAAAGAGATTGGAATCTCAGCAGTCCGTGGTGGAACGATCGTTGGAGAACATGAGATCATTTTTGCAGGACAGGATGAAGTTATTGAGTTAAAACATACTGCATACAGCAGAGCTATTTTTGGAAAGGGAGCAGTCAGTGCAGCTCTTTATCTTGCAGGAAAAGAAGCAGGTATGTATGATATGAGTGATGTGATCGGATAG
- the typA gene encoding translational GTPase TypA yields the protein MKREDVRNIAIIAHVDHGKTTLVDEMLKQSGIFRDNQEVAERVMDSNDIEKERGITILSKNTGVMYNGIKINIIDTPGHADFGGEVERVLKMVNGVVLVVDAFEGPMPQTKFVLKKALELDLSVIVCVNKVDRPEARPDEVVDETLELLMELDAGDKQLDCPFVFASAKEGFATLDLDGEKKDMKPLFETIIEHIEAPEGDPEKPLQVLISTIDYNEYVGRIGIGKVDNGEIAVNKECIVVNAHDPERKEKVRITKLYEFEGLDKVDVKNAQIGSIVAISGISDLSIGDTICDVDGAEAIPFQKISEPTISMQFMVNDSPLAGQEGKYVTSRHIRDRLFRELNTDVSLRVEESENQDSYKVSGRGELHLSVLIENMRREGYEFAVSKAEVLYHYDENGKKLEPMEIAVIDVPEEFTGAVIEKLSQRKGELQNMTAANGGYARLEFSIPSRGLIGYRGEFMTDTKGNGILNTLFDGYGPYKGDIQYRKQGSLIAYEAGETITYGLFNAQERGTLFVGPGEKVYGGMVIGQTGKTEDIEINVCRSKKLTNTRASGSDDALKLSPPKILSLEQALEFIDTDELLEITPENIRIRKKILDPTMRKRAKFS from the coding sequence ATGAAGCGCGAAGATGTGAGAAATATTGCAATCATTGCCCATGTCGATCATGGTAAGACAACATTAGTAGACGAGATGTTAAAACAGAGCGGAATCTTCCGTGACAATCAGGAAGTCGCAGAGAGAGTCATGGACTCAAATGACATCGAGAAAGAAAGAGGAATCACGATTCTGTCTAAGAATACAGGAGTTATGTATAATGGAATCAAGATCAATATCATCGATACACCGGGGCATGCTGACTTTGGTGGAGAAGTAGAACGTGTACTGAAGATGGTAAATGGTGTTGTATTAGTTGTTGATGCATTTGAAGGACCAATGCCACAGACAAAGTTTGTATTAAAGAAAGCATTAGAGCTTGATCTGTCTGTGATCGTATGTGTCAATAAAGTAGACCGTCCAGAAGCAAGACCAGATGAAGTTGTTGATGAGACATTAGAACTATTAATGGAATTAGATGCAGGGGATAAACAGCTTGACTGTCCATTTGTATTTGCATCAGCCAAAGAGGGATTCGCAACATTAGATCTTGATGGTGAGAAGAAAGATATGAAACCATTATTTGAGACGATCATTGAACATATCGAAGCACCAGAAGGTGATCCAGAGAAACCATTACAGGTATTGATCAGTACGATCGACTACAATGAATATGTTGGACGTATCGGAATCGGTAAAGTAGATAATGGCGAGATCGCGGTCAACAAAGAATGCATCGTAGTGAATGCTCATGACCCAGAACGTAAAGAAAAAGTCCGCATCACAAAATTATATGAATTTGAAGGACTTGATAAAGTAGATGTAAAGAATGCACAGATAGGATCTATTGTAGCGATCTCAGGAATCTCAGATCTGTCAATTGGAGATACGATCTGTGATGTGGATGGAGCAGAAGCAATTCCATTCCAGAAGATCTCAGAGCCAACGATCTCTATGCAGTTTATGGTAAATGACAGCCCTCTTGCAGGTCAGGAAGGTAAATATGTTACATCAAGACATATCAGAGACAGATTGTTCAGAGAATTGAATACGGATGTCAGCCTTCGTGTGGAAGAAAGTGAGAATCAGGACAGCTATAAAGTATCTGGACGTGGAGAATTACATTTATCTGTATTGATCGAGAACATGCGTCGTGAAGGATATGAATTTGCAGTCAGTAAAGCAGAAGTATTATATCATTATGATGAGAATGGTAAGAAATTAGAGCCAATGGAGATTGCCGTCATTGATGTTCCAGAAGAATTTACAGGGGCAGTTATTGAGAAGTTAAGCCAGAGAAAAGGTGAACTTCAGAATATGACAGCAGCCAATGGAGGTTATGCAAGACTTGAATTCTCTATCCCATCCAGAGGACTGATCGGGTATCGTGGAGAATTTATGACAGATACAAAAGGAAATGGTATCTTAAATACACTGTTTGATGGATATGGACCATACAAAGGGGATATCCAGTATCGTAAACAGGGATCATTGATCGCATATGAAGCAGGAGAAACGATCACATATGGTCTGTTTAATGCACAGGAGAGAGGTACTTTATTTGTAGGACCTGGTGAGAAAGTATACGGTGGAATGGTCATCGGACAGACTGGTAAAACAGAAGATATCGAGATCAACGTATGCCGCAGCAAGAAGCTTACAAATACACGTGCTTCAGGATCAGATGATGCATTAAAATTATCTCCTCCAAAGATCTTAAGCTTAGAGCAGGCATTAGAGTTTATCGATACGGATGAATTACTTGAGATCACTCCAGAGAATATCCGTATCCGCAAGAAGATCTTAGATCCAACAATGAGAAAACGTGCAAAATTCTCATAA